The proteins below are encoded in one region of Pseudophryne corroboree isolate aPseCor3 chromosome 8, aPseCor3.hap2, whole genome shotgun sequence:
- the LOC134947900 gene encoding olfactory receptor 5V1-like: protein MMEKSNQTMVTYFIISGITDILELQAPVFLLVLLMYLCTIGGNMTILLLVYTDHHLHIPMYFFLANLSIVDMFSSTVTLHNVLLIGITGNKAITYLCCIVQMYFFGSFVSNELLLLTAMSYDRYVAVCNPLRYTMIMNNRICAILATVCWVLGFIETIPNVVLVTRYNCYRSNVINHFFCDLLPIIKLSCNDTSVLQTLFIVEGTVVLGLAPFFLTVISYVFIISTILRIRSSSGRRKAFYTCSSHLTVVLLLYTTLVYQYLRPISADSLEYNKLLALFNSAAVPILNPLIYSLKNKDVKAALRRKLRSL from the coding sequence ATGATGGAGAAATCAAATCAAACCATGGTGACATATTTCATCATTAGCGGCATCACAGATATCTTAGAGTTACAAGCTCCAGTATTCCTCCTCGTTCTGCTAATGTATCTTTGCACAATTGGTGGCAACATGACTATTCTTCTCTTGGTCTACACAGATCATCATCTCCATATTCCCATGTATTTCTTCTTGGCCAACTTGTCCATAGTCGACATGTTTTCTTCCACAGTTACTCTACATAATGTCCTTCTTATAGGAATAACTGGAAATAAAGCCATTACATATTTATGCTGCATAGTGCAGATGTATTTCTTTGGATCTTTTGTCAGTAATGAACTATTGCTATTAACAGCTATGAGCTATGACCGATATGTCGCCGTATGTAACCCTCTGAGATATACAATGATTATGAACAATAGAATTTGTGCCATTTTGGCCACTGTCTGTTGGGTGCTTGGTTTTATAGAAACGATACCAAATGTTGTCTTGGTGACAAGATATAACTGTTACAGGTCCAATGTGATCAACCATTTCTTTTGTGATCTTCTGCCCATCATAAAACTATCTTGCAATGATACTTCTGTTTTACAGACTTTGTTCATTGTTGAAGGAACAGTTGTTTTGGGTCTTGCTCCTTTTTTCTTAACTGTTATTTCTTATGTATTTATTATCTCCACCATATTGAGAATACGTTCCAGCAGTGGTAGACGTAAGGCCTTCTACACATGTTCCTCACACCTCACAGTTGTCCTCCTCCTCTATACTACGCTAGTCTATCAATACCTAAGGCCAATTTCAGCTGATAGTCTTGAGTACAATAAGTTGCTCGCTCTGTTTAACTCAGCTGCTGTCCCGATTTTAAATCCTCTTATATACAGCCTAAAAAATAAAGATGTAAAAGCAGCTCTGCGGCGGAAATTGCGTTCACTGTGA